ACGACGATGTCACGGTCCTCGTGGACGATCCGCACGCCGTCGGCCAGGTGCGGCTCGACGACCGGGCTGGTGGACGCGGGCTCCTCGTGCAGTTCGAGGAGTTCCCCGCCGGTGACCCGCTGCGACCCCTTGCCGACGACCGTCCCGCCGAGCGAGACAGAGCCGGCGTCGATGAGCAGCTCGATCCGGGAACGGCTGTAGCCGCTGATCCGGGCGGCGACGGCGTCGACGCGTTCGCCGGCCAGGCCGTCCGGGACGATGAAGAGGCTCACGCGGCCTGCTCCTCCGCTGGAGCTTCGACCACGTCGTCGGTCCGCTCCGAGCGGAACGAGCCGATGATGATGAGGACGGCGGCGGCCGTGATGCAGACGTCGGCGATGTTGAAGATGGCGAAGCCCTGCAGCTGGAACATGTCGATCACATGCCCGTGGAGGGCCGCAGGCGGCTGCATGAGCCTGTCGACGAGGTTGCCGGTGATGCCGGCCAGCAGAAGCCCCAGCGCGATCGCGTGCCACGTCCGGGTGATCCTGGGCAGCGCGAACACGAGGCAGCCGACGGTGGCGAGCATCGCGAAGATCGTGAAGACGATCGTCACCTCGGACCCCATGCCGAACGCGGCCCCCGGGTTGCGGATCAGGTTGAGCCGCAGGAGGCTGCCGACGAGGTTGACCGGCACCCCGGGCTCGAGGAACTCGACCGAGGCCAGCTTGACGAGCTGATCGACAGCGAGACCCAGCAGCGCGATCCCGCCCGCTACGAGGCGGACCGCGCGCCGGGCGGTCAGCGTCGTTCCTCGCGCTGCTTGCAGGTCACGCAGAGGGTGGCGCGGGGGAACACCTGGAGGCGGGCCTTGCCGATCGGCTGGCCGCAGACCTCGCACAGGCCGTACTCGCCGGTGTCGAAGAGGTGGATCGCGACGCGCAGCTGCTCGGCCATCTCGCGCGCGTTCTGCGCGATGGACAGCTCCTGGTCACGCTCGAAGTTGCTGGAGCCCACATCCGCAGGATCGCGACCGGCCCCGTCCGAGCCACCCTTCAGGAGGGCCTCGAGATCCGCCTCGCGCTCGGCGATCCGGCGCTCGATCCGGTTGAGCTCATCCTGGAGCTCCTCGCGCTGTTCGGCGACCTCCTCAGGCGTCCAGGCTTCCTCTCCTTCGAGGACAGGCAGCTGGACGGACGGCGCGGCCGCCGACTTCTTCGACGTTGACATGGAAGTACTCCTGGTAGACGTGTTCGGGAAACATACACCACTTCACGGGTAACGCAAGTCGCGCCACGGTCCGGCGGAAACCATGAGGCGAGCCCGCACCGTGCGGTGCGGGCTCGCCTCTTCTGAAGGTGTCGGCTCAGCCCTGTTCGCCGGCGAGGGCGTCCAGGCGCGGAGTGTCCGAGGCGGGGCGGGCGAGCTCCGGCACGTCGGCCGGTTCTGCCTTCGCCTCGGTGACGGTGGCGAGCAGTTCGCTCAGCGTGCCGGTGAGGTTCTCGCGGAACGACGTCTCGAAGGTGCGCAGGGAGCTGACCTTGCCTGCCAGTTCGTGCTGCTCGCGCTCGAGGTCGGCGAACAGCTCGTTGCGGCGCTGGTTGGCCTGCTGGTCGACGGCCGCGGCGCGGGACTCCGCCTCGCGTGTCATCTGCTCGGCGTTGACGCGCGCCTCGGACTCGACGCGCTCCGCCTTGGTGCGGGCATCCGTCTTGATCTCGTTGGCGCGCAGCTCGGCCTCGTCGATCTTCCGCTGAGCCTCGGTCTGCGCCTCGTTGACGAGCGTCGTGGCCTGGTCGGTCGCCATCTGCAGCAGGCGGGTGACGGCCGGGGCAGCCTCCTCGCTGGAGGTGACGGTGAGCGTCTGGGGCCCACCGGCGACGGACGTGACACGCTCGGAGCGGGCACGGTCGTACTCGGCGCGGACCTGGTCGAGCTGGTTGCGCAGCTGATCGTTCTGGGCGGTCAGCTCGCGGACCCGCTGCTCCGCGGCCTGCTGGGCGGCGGAGGCGTTGCTGCCCTGCGTGAGGGCCTCGGTGAGGCGCTGGACCTCGCCGCGGAGGCCGGAGATCTCGTTGTCCTTCTCCTGGACCGCCTCGCGCAGCGCGGAGTCGTCGGTGACGACGGCAGGCGACACTGCGGTGTTCTGGGCCGAGTCGACCTCGCGGCGGAGACGCTCGCGCTCCTTCTCCATCTCATCGAAGGTCGCCTCGACCCGATCGATGAAGGTGTCGACGTCGACCACCTGATATCCCAGTTCGCCGCGACGGGTCATGCGGAAGCGGATCTGACGGACCTCGTCCAGGGTCAGGCTCATAGTTGCTCCAAGAATCGTCCAATAGAAGGGCCGACTCACGCCGGCTGGTTCAGGTTAGCCTAGCGCCCGCCGGATCT
The DNA window shown above is from Tessaracoccus defluvii and carries:
- the lspA gene encoding signal peptidase II, which produces MRGLRPADRQGPPPGVPPRHPLRDLQAARGTTLTARRAVRLVAGGIALLGLAVDQLVKLASVEFLEPGVPVNLVGSLLRLNLIRNPGAAFGMGSEVTIVFTIFAMLATVGCLVFALPRITRTWHAIALGLLLAGITGNLVDRLMQPPAALHGHVIDMFQLQGFAIFNIADVCITAAAVLIIIGSFRSERTDDVVEAPAEEQAA
- a CDS encoding TraR/DksA family transcriptional regulator → MSTSKKSAAAPSVQLPVLEGEEAWTPEEVAEQREELQDELNRIERRIAEREADLEALLKGGSDGAGRDPADVGSSNFERDQELSIAQNAREMAEQLRVAIHLFDTGEYGLCEVCGQPIGKARLQVFPRATLCVTCKQREERR
- a CDS encoding DivIVA domain-containing protein codes for the protein MSLTLDEVRQIRFRMTRRGELGYQVVDVDTFIDRVEATFDEMEKERERLRREVDSAQNTAVSPAVVTDDSALREAVQEKDNEISGLRGEVQRLTEALTQGSNASAAQQAAEQRVRELTAQNDQLRNQLDQVRAEYDRARSERVTSVAGGPQTLTVTSSEEAAPAVTRLLQMATDQATTLVNEAQTEAQRKIDEAELRANEIKTDARTKAERVESEARVNAEQMTREAESRAAAVDQQANQRRNELFADLEREQHELAGKVSSLRTFETSFRENLTGTLSELLATVTEAKAEPADVPELARPASDTPRLDALAGEQG